In one Armatimonadota bacterium genomic region, the following are encoded:
- a CDS encoding ring-cleaving dioxygenase produces the protein MTNRIEGIHHVTAMSGNPQRNVDFYSGILGLRLVKVTVNYDDPSTYHLYYGDPAGSPGTLLTFFPWPESHRGTVGASQAEAMQFAVPRGSLSFWAERLRSAGVVFTEKEMFNQSFLSFSDHDDFALELVDSVASPNPAVAWGGISADQAIHGFHGVRLASLHPDRSVDLLTGTMGYELAGEEDGIQLLQSPADIGNFLQLNTNNTQLGRGGVGTVHHVAFRAKDDADHAEWRARFVAAGMRPTDFIDRNYFHSIYFREPGSILYEIATDPPGMTYNEPFETLGTTLVLPPWLEPHRPEIASGLPGFTSREGAVFP, from the coding sequence ATGACCAACCGGATCGAAGGAATCCATCACGTCACCGCGATGAGCGGGAACCCGCAACGCAATGTTGATTTTTACTCGGGGATTTTGGGGCTGCGCCTTGTCAAAGTCACCGTGAATTACGACGACCCAAGCACCTACCACCTGTATTACGGAGATCCGGCGGGATCCCCCGGCACCTTGCTCACGTTCTTTCCCTGGCCCGAAAGCCACCGCGGCACAGTTGGGGCAAGCCAGGCCGAAGCCATGCAGTTTGCCGTCCCTCGCGGTTCGCTGAGCTTTTGGGCGGAGAGGCTGCGAAGTGCTGGGGTGGTTTTCACTGAAAAGGAGATGTTCAATCAATCATTCCTCTCGTTTTCCGACCACGATGATTTTGCGCTGGAGCTTGTAGACAGCGTGGCCTCCCCCAATCCGGCTGTGGCGTGGGGCGGGATCTCCGCAGATCAGGCGATCCACGGGTTCCACGGCGTCCGACTGGCGAGCCTCCACCCGGATCGTTCGGTAGACCTGTTGACCGGCACGATGGGATACGAGTTGGCAGGAGAAGAAGACGGTATCCAACTGCTCCAAAGTCCGGCGGATATCGGTAATTTTTTGCAGTTGAACACTAATAACACACAACTCGGGCGGGGCGGTGTGGGCACCGTCCACCATGTGGCATTCCGGGCCAAGGACGATGCCGACCATGCCGAGTGGCGAGCGAGGTTCGTTGCCGCTGGCATGCGGCCGACCGATTTCATCGACCGGAACTATTTCCACAGCATCTATTTCCGCGAACCCGGCTCGATCCTTTATGAAATCGCCACGGATCCCCCGGGCATGACTTACAACGAGCCGTTCGAAACCCTGGGGACAACCTTGGTACTGCCGCCTTGGTTGGAGCCGCACCGGCCAGAGATCGCCAGCGGGCTGCCT
- a CDS encoding aldehyde dehydrogenase family protein, protein MSRFDDVLARLIPDLDQYRGNDLAVASPIDGSPLATLRKHSPAEIDAILARSVEAFHAWREVPAPRRGELVRQLGNKLREHKEGLAQLVTIECGKILEEGRGEVQEMIDICDFAVGLSRQLYGLTIQSERPNHSMQENWLPLGPVGIISAFNFPVAVWSWNAALAFVCGDSTVWKPSEKTPLTALAVQHLLNEVLAGFPDAPKNLSQVILGAVAEGNQMVEDRRIPLISATGSTRMGAAVGPKVAARFGRSLLELGGNNAVIVTPSADLGVAVPSILFGSVGTAGQRCTTTRRVFVHESIIDKVFDTLKAAYLQIGAGKVGDPLEATTLVGPLIDGAAFDCMQSAIDAARPHAAEIVGGHRLREESGGYYAHPCLVRLKNHPDVIHTETFAPLTYLIPYSDLAGAMAMHNSVPQGLSSAIMTTDVREAEFFKRHSDCGIANVNTGTSGAEIGGAFGGEKETGGGRESGSDSWKAYMRRQTSTTYFGLEKPALAQGISFDA, encoded by the coding sequence ATGAGCCGATTCGATGACGTCTTAGCCCGCCTGATCCCAGACCTTGACCAGTATCGGGGCAACGATCTGGCCGTGGCATCGCCCATCGATGGTTCACCGCTGGCCACGCTCCGCAAACACTCGCCTGCCGAAATCGATGCCATCCTCGCCCGATCGGTGGAGGCCTTCCATGCGTGGCGGGAAGTCCCCGCCCCCCGGCGCGGGGAACTTGTCCGCCAACTGGGCAACAAACTCCGCGAACACAAGGAGGGCCTGGCTCAACTGGTCACCATCGAGTGCGGAAAGATCCTCGAAGAGGGCCGTGGCGAAGTCCAGGAGATGATTGACATCTGCGACTTTGCCGTCGGACTCAGCCGGCAACTCTATGGCTTGACAATCCAAAGCGAGCGACCCAACCACTCCATGCAAGAGAATTGGCTTCCCCTCGGCCCCGTGGGAATCATCAGCGCTTTCAACTTCCCTGTTGCCGTTTGGAGTTGGAATGCCGCCCTAGCTTTTGTCTGCGGGGATTCCACGGTGTGGAAGCCGAGCGAAAAAACCCCCTTGACGGCCCTGGCCGTCCAGCACCTGCTGAACGAAGTCCTCGCCGGGTTCCCCGATGCCCCTAAGAATCTGAGCCAAGTCATACTCGGTGCGGTGGCAGAAGGCAACCAAATGGTGGAAGACCGCCGGATCCCTTTGATCTCGGCCACGGGTTCAACCCGGATGGGCGCAGCCGTCGGACCCAAAGTTGCGGCCCGGTTTGGCCGTTCACTGTTAGAACTGGGTGGCAACAATGCGGTCATTGTCACGCCGAGCGCCGATTTGGGGGTCGCGGTGCCCAGCATCTTGTTTGGCAGCGTCGGCACTGCCGGCCAAAGGTGCACCACCACCCGGCGGGTTTTTGTGCACGAATCCATCATCGACAAGGTTTTTGATACCCTGAAGGCCGCTTACCTCCAGATTGGGGCCGGAAAAGTTGGCGATCCCCTTGAAGCAACAACCCTTGTCGGGCCATTGATCGACGGCGCGGCCTTTGACTGCATGCAGTCGGCCATCGACGCCGCCCGGCCCCATGCGGCCGAGATCGTGGGTGGACACCGCCTGCGCGAAGAATCTGGCGGTTACTATGCCCACCCTTGTCTCGTCCGCCTCAAGAACCACCCGGATGTGATCCATACCGAAACTTTTGCCCCCTTGACTTACCTGATCCCCTATTCCGATCTGGCAGGCGCGATGGCGATGCACAACTCCGTTCCGCAGGGCCTCAGCAGCGCCATCATGACGACGGACGTGCGGGAAGCGGAGTTCTTCAAGCGGCACTCGGATTGCGGGATCGCCAACGTGAACACCGGCACCTCGGGGGCCGAAATCGGCGGGGCATTCGGCGGCGAAAAGGAAACGGGAGGGGGCCGGGAATCGGGTTCGGATTCTTGGAAAGCCTATATGCGACGGCAAACCAGCACCACCTATTTCGGCTTGGAAAAGCCCGCGCTCGCCCAAGGGATCAGCTTCGACGCCTAG
- a CDS encoding PEP-CTERM sorting domain-containing protein — protein sequence MKRTLTLAAFAAVAAGAHAQVIYTENFSTDVTANWNYYGSITGDTASIGDLGGTADFFFDYSTVGIPVAPNGTDTHGLKMQANVVGTGVFSGMSVVLQTQSFTGDYTLRFDAWQNIIGPLPAGGSGSTQITGAGIGGSNVSQWIGSPMSGVSVYATGDGGSASDYRMYNQTAGAIVGTYAAGSQNNSNAYYAGFQGTVPAAQTAWANGQGFLNQTGSTQVGALGMAWHRWEVAKVGSTVTWSVDGLLIATLTNATFSGNQLFFAHSDINATSSTDPFSNLSSFGLIDNVQVEAVPEPATLAVLGLAAAAALRRRKK from the coding sequence ATGAAAAGAACGCTTACCCTGGCAGCATTTGCGGCCGTGGCCGCCGGTGCCCATGCCCAGGTTATCTACACCGAGAATTTCTCGACCGACGTCACGGCGAACTGGAACTATTACGGATCGATCACCGGCGATACCGCCTCGATCGGCGACCTCGGCGGGACTGCCGACTTCTTCTTCGACTATTCGACGGTCGGGATCCCCGTCGCCCCGAACGGGACGGACACCCATGGCCTCAAAATGCAGGCTAACGTGGTGGGAACCGGCGTGTTCAGCGGCATGTCCGTCGTTTTGCAAACTCAGTCCTTCACGGGCGATTACACTTTGCGGTTCGACGCTTGGCAAAACATCATCGGCCCCCTTCCGGCCGGTGGGAGCGGTTCGACCCAAATCACCGGAGCTGGAATCGGGGGTAGCAATGTCTCGCAATGGATCGGCTCCCCGATGAGCGGGGTCAGCGTCTATGCCACCGGTGACGGGGGCAGCGCATCGGACTACCGGATGTACAACCAAACGGCCGGCGCCATCGTGGGAACCTATGCGGCTGGATCCCAAAACAACAGCAACGCTTACTATGCCGGCTTCCAAGGCACCGTTCCGGCAGCGCAAACCGCATGGGCAAACGGCCAAGGGTTTTTGAACCAAACCGGCTCTACGCAAGTTGGGGCACTCGGCATGGCCTGGCACCGGTGGGAAGTCGCCAAGGTCGGTTCCACGGTCACGTGGTCGGTCGATGGCTTGCTCATCGCCACGTTGACAAACGCAACCTTCAGCGGCAACCAACTGTTCTTTGCCCACAGCGACATCAACGCGACGTCTTCGACGGATCCGTTCTCGAACCTGTCCTCGTTTGGCTTGATCGACAACGTTCAAGTTGAAGCAGTTCCCGAACCGGCGACCCTCGCCGTCCTCGGGTTGGCCGCTGCGGCCGCCCTCCGACGCCGGAAGAAATAA
- a CDS encoding DinB family protein: MTVQEFIANETSRAAEALIHQATRMPDGKPSWNPMEEGRSALDQVAECALIGESLPGIIANRKMPDFTAEMMEQFDRDKRSMDLQTATSRLREATAKLCEAIRATPDADLLESMPFWGPEPWTVAAVLNFHNWNMVYHVGQVNYIQTLYGDKDMG; the protein is encoded by the coding sequence GTGACGGTACAAGAATTCATCGCCAACGAAACCTCCCGCGCTGCTGAAGCCCTCATCCATCAGGCCACCAGGATGCCAGACGGCAAACCGAGTTGGAACCCGATGGAAGAGGGCCGATCCGCCCTCGACCAAGTCGCGGAATGTGCGCTCATCGGCGAATCTCTCCCCGGGATCATCGCCAACCGCAAAATGCCGGATTTCACCGCCGAGATGATGGAACAGTTCGACCGTGACAAGAGGTCGATGGATCTGCAAACCGCGACGTCCCGGCTGAGAGAGGCGACCGCCAAGTTGTGCGAGGCGATCCGGGCGACCCCCGATGCCGATCTCTTGGAATCCATGCCGTTTTGGGGGCCAGAACCCTGGACCGTGGCCGCCGTGCTCAACTTCCACAACTGGAACATGGTCTATCACGTCGGGCAAGTCAATTACATCCAAACCCTGTACGGCGACAAAGACATGGGATAA
- a CDS encoding cation transporter codes for MPHPERSTAVQQAKRSVLAGMAVNSVLVLVKGVAGVAGHSQALVADAIESASDVVGSAVVYAGLRVAGGPPTESHPYGKGRAEPLAAALIGLLMLAASAGIVISGIQHIVEPHQKPEPFTLVTLVVVIAVKEGMFRFAQRQGRETGSIAVEADAWHHRSDAFTSLAAFAGILMSLTLGPAFASADAWAALIAAVVIAVNAVQIMRPAVGELTDANPGQDLVLEVARIARTVPNVKGTHHCWVRKHGLDYFVDLDVLVDGDISVRAGHDIAHEVHNAVTNQLPFVRRVYVHVEPEDDHGRFPLEWEGREDS; via the coding sequence ATGCCCCACCCCGAGCGGTCGACCGCCGTCCAACAGGCCAAGCGGTCAGTTTTGGCGGGGATGGCGGTCAACAGCGTTTTGGTGCTGGTTAAGGGTGTGGCCGGGGTGGCCGGGCACTCGCAGGCACTTGTCGCCGACGCCATCGAATCGGCTAGTGATGTCGTGGGATCGGCGGTCGTCTATGCGGGGCTTAGGGTTGCCGGCGGGCCACCCACCGAATCCCACCCTTATGGCAAGGGCCGCGCCGAGCCCTTGGCAGCCGCGCTGATCGGGCTCCTCATGCTGGCCGCTTCGGCAGGCATCGTCATCTCTGGAATCCAGCACATCGTCGAACCGCACCAAAAGCCGGAGCCATTCACTCTGGTCACATTGGTCGTTGTCATCGCCGTCAAAGAAGGCATGTTCCGCTTTGCCCAACGGCAAGGCCGCGAAACCGGCAGCATCGCGGTGGAGGCCGACGCCTGGCACCACCGGTCGGACGCGTTCACATCGCTGGCCGCGTTCGCCGGCATACTGATGTCTCTGACTTTGGGCCCCGCCTTTGCATCGGCCGATGCCTGGGCGGCGCTGATCGCCGCCGTTGTCATCGCGGTCAACGCGGTGCAAATCATGAGGCCGGCGGTCGGGGAACTCACGGACGCGAACCCGGGGCAAGACTTGGTTCTCGAAGTCGCTCGGATCGCGCGCACCGTGCCTAACGTGAAAGGCACCCACCATTGCTGGGTCCGTAAACATGGCCTGGATTACTTTGTCGACCTCGACGTCCTTGTCGATGGCGACATCAGCGTCCGCGCTGGCCACGATATCGCGCACGAAGTCCACAACGCCGTCACCAACCAACTCCCTTTCGTCCGCCGGGTCTACGTCCACGTCGAACCGGAAGACGACCACGGGCGGTTCCCCTTGGAGTGGGAAGGGCGCGAAGACTCCTAA
- a CDS encoding magnesium transporter CorA family protein, whose protein sequence is MSLAPEYRAACLDPTGRVVTLHPGEPFPANGLTWLLAGHPLPDPPDPLAALAAQFPLTAGDFADGFFRIGIESRPAGIALLCTFSRCSPEPEYIPIAVYVTQSSLLTVCKSPIPAFDELFDAWSCEPQEHGSTSSRLLYSVLDLCVDSFFPVVDELHDRIDDLEDRIFAENGNHSGEAIRIKKMLLTVRKNVSPLRENINSLIRIGQPSVQPGDLPEYQDLYNHSLRLAENIDLGRDMVSGLMDVQLSITGNRLNEIMRTLTIISTILMTSALIAGIYGMNFKFIPELDWKLGYPFAVGLMVLSGFGIYYWFRKLGFVGRD, encoded by the coding sequence ATGTCGCTAGCCCCCGAATACCGTGCCGCATGCCTGGATCCAACGGGGCGAGTGGTCACGCTCCACCCCGGAGAGCCGTTCCCCGCAAACGGTTTGACGTGGCTATTAGCAGGGCACCCGCTGCCCGATCCGCCGGATCCGTTGGCCGCATTGGCCGCCCAGTTCCCGCTGACGGCCGGGGACTTTGCCGACGGCTTTTTCCGGATCGGAATCGAGAGCCGCCCCGCCGGAATCGCCCTGTTGTGCACCTTCAGCCGGTGCAGTCCAGAACCCGAATACATCCCTATTGCCGTATACGTGACCCAAAGCAGTCTGCTGACTGTGTGCAAGTCCCCGATCCCGGCGTTCGATGAACTGTTCGACGCGTGGTCGTGCGAACCGCAAGAGCACGGATCCACCTCATCGCGGCTCCTCTATTCCGTCCTCGATCTGTGCGTCGATTCGTTTTTCCCGGTTGTGGACGAACTCCACGACCGAATCGACGATTTGGAAGACAGGATCTTTGCCGAAAACGGCAATCACTCCGGCGAAGCGATCCGGATCAAGAAAATGCTGCTGACGGTCCGGAAAAATGTCTCCCCGCTCCGGGAAAACATCAACTCGCTAATCCGCATCGGCCAGCCTTCTGTGCAGCCCGGAGACCTGCCCGAATACCAGGATCTGTACAACCACAGCCTGCGTCTGGCCGAGAACATCGACCTGGGCCGAGACATGGTCAGCGGTTTGATGGATGTCCAGTTGAGCATCACAGGCAACCGCCTCAACGAGATCATGCGGACCCTGACGATCATCAGCACGATCTTGATGACCTCGGCGCTAATCGCCGGGATCTACGGCATGAACTTCAAATTTATTCCGGAACTCGACTGGAAACTCGGCTACCCCTTTGCGGTCGGCCTAATGGTCCTCTCCGGGTTTGGGATCTACTACTGGTTCCGGAAACTGGGATTTGTGGGCCGGGATTAG
- a CDS encoding glycoside hydrolase family 16 protein produces MFPALLALAQIREPGQLAFSDEFDYVGRPDPAKWDFEVGFVRNKELQYYRPENARVEGGFLVIEGRREEFSNPGYVKGSADWKTNRASADYTSASVVTRGKFSWRYGRLEVRARFRPENGLWPAIWTKGADRPWPQCGEVDVMEFYQQQLLANTAYGSADHQVWDTVKTPISHFFGRDPDWGRHFHTWVMDWTAETIRLSVDGELLNQTDVSKAENPDGFNPFHQPHWLLLNLAIGSTGGDPAHTEFPATLEVDYVRVYVP; encoded by the coding sequence ATGTTTCCGGCATTGCTGGCCCTGGCCCAAATCAGAGAGCCCGGGCAACTGGCTTTTTCCGACGAGTTTGACTATGTGGGCCGGCCCGATCCAGCCAAATGGGATTTCGAAGTCGGGTTCGTCCGCAACAAGGAGTTGCAATATTACCGGCCGGAGAACGCCCGGGTCGAAGGCGGGTTCCTGGTCATCGAAGGCCGTCGGGAAGAGTTTTCGAATCCGGGCTATGTCAAAGGCTCTGCCGATTGGAAAACCAACCGCGCTTCTGCGGATTACACCTCGGCCTCGGTGGTGACGAGGGGGAAATTCTCTTGGCGGTATGGCCGCTTGGAGGTGAGGGCGCGGTTCCGACCCGAAAACGGGCTCTGGCCCGCCATCTGGACGAAAGGGGCCGACCGTCCGTGGCCCCAGTGCGGTGAGGTCGATGTCATGGAGTTTTACCAACAGCAGTTGTTGGCCAACACGGCCTATGGATCGGCGGACCACCAGGTTTGGGACACGGTCAAGACCCCGATCTCTCACTTTTTTGGTCGCGACCCCGATTGGGGGCGGCATTTCCACACTTGGGTAATGGATTGGACCGCCGAAACGATCCGGCTTTCGGTCGATGGTGAGTTGCTCAACCAGACGGATGTTTCCAAGGCGGAAAACCCCGACGGGTTCAACCCGTTCCACCAACCGCACTGGCTGTTGCTCAACTTGGCGATCGGCTCCACCGGGGGCGATCCGGCCCATACGGAATTCCCAGCCACGCTCGAAGTGGACTATGTCCGGGTTTATGTGCCCTGA
- a CDS encoding OsmC family protein — MMKVEWKGGMAFEATGANGESFVMDAHPDHGGEDGGVSPVEALLAAAAACSGMDVVSILRKKQQKLTSYRIEVSIERDPPGEWPRPIKKMSVRHIVQGDGLDEAAVARSIQLSDEKYCTVLATLRLSPQIESTYTVE; from the coding sequence ATGATGAAAGTCGAATGGAAAGGCGGGATGGCGTTTGAGGCAACGGGTGCCAATGGCGAGTCGTTTGTGATGGATGCCCATCCAGACCATGGCGGGGAAGATGGCGGAGTCTCTCCGGTTGAAGCATTGCTCGCGGCAGCGGCTGCTTGCTCAGGGATGGATGTGGTCAGCATCCTCCGAAAAAAGCAGCAAAAGCTGACCAGCTACCGGATCGAAGTCTCGATCGAACGCGACCCACCGGGCGAATGGCCACGCCCGATCAAGAAAATGAGCGTTCGGCACATCGTGCAAGGCGATGGACTTGACGAAGCGGCCGTTGCCCGGAGCATCCAGCTTTCGGATGAAAAATACTGCACCGTTTTGGCCACTCTCCGCCTGTCCCCGCAAATCGAATCCACCTACACCGTCGAGTGA